From Brassica rapa cultivar Chiifu-401-42 chromosome A06, CAAS_Brap_v3.01, whole genome shotgun sequence:
TAATGTTTCCTTTATGTATTTCATCTTACATATAAATGTAGTTCAGATCCCAAAAAATAAGTATACTAACAAATGAAAAAACATTCTTTTACACACAAAAATACTTAGAACAAAAAGCCAGGTATGGTTAAACTTAGTATCCGAatacatttttttctaattgttGTCGCTTTGACATTTAGACTGTAAATGGTAACTACGAAATTGAATTAATAAAATCCACATAAATAGAATATGATGAATGAAATTAGTtttacaataaaatatttttattaaattaatttataaccaaaattgtatatgtttttttaacgtCCATAAAGGTTCAAGACCAACAAAGCACGAATTTAGGTGTGACTAGAACCCAATCCACcaatattagaaaaatatattttagaatattttagatatcttatttaataataacaaagtttgaaaatattaaaataatttgttaaaatatatttaataatatatttgttagatatggtatatatttaataataacaaagtTTGTTGTATGCAAAATAATTAGAAGCTAAATTAATGTAATTGTCCaacataaattatttgtaagtagataaaaatgattttgttttaatagtattgatgaaaCTCATTTTAagacaatctatactattaaagcagaatactTCTTATGAATATGCCCCTGAATTTTcctattaattacaaaacatttcattcctttttttaattgttttaaatgtttttcgaaaatgaaaaaCCGAACCAATTTGCTACTTACATTTTCGTTTTTAAGCCCATTAAGTCGTTTTAAATTCCATTTTGTACTCAAAGATTTacggaatcaaatcaaataaaaagaaaatctcCCAATTTGAGGAACAcgcagaaaaatattttaaatgtttgaTATGATAActaaattttccaaaaattaatcttaaaatatagaaaGATTTGATTTTAAAGAGAAGATCTCTCAACTTTCTCTCCAAGTTTCTCCTAAAACCTAATACCTCGCTTTGAATCCGATCAATATTATAAATAGGCAATACCGATTTCCTATTCAAACCCACACCTTCGAACAAACCAACATGATCTACGTAGGATAATATAGgataaacatttttattttaataataattaaaaaaataaagaagacaatattataaaaattgactataaacaaataaaaaaatctattaaaatatagattcgacaaatatttattaatttaaatgaaattttaaaaagaaacgatcccgcgcgggtcaaaatctagtaatacaatatagatatatacttTTTTAGAAGAGCTGAAACAGAGAAGTAAGAGTTAAGAGAGAATGAGAATTGAGATAGCGCAGAGCCAAACCTTATCCCGGAAGAACAACTTGGTGTGGCATCAATGAATTTTAGCTCGAGAAACTCGAGGAGTGAGCGTCAACTTCTAAGTCCAGATAATCTTCCAAGCAGTTAAGATCAAAGTTTATATGTTTCCATTAAGGTTACCACGGCTTCCCAATCTGCTCAAGTACCTGGTCAATGATGTCAATGTAAACTTGCTGAAGTGAATGGGAGCTGCAGAACAGATCCTAACAGAACCGGTCAAAACTCTATCATGTTTTGCATACAACTCAGGACCAATTTTACATAAAACTGACTTGATCGGCCTAGAAAACTTTTGGTTCATCacaatataatgttttattggGTTGAAAACCAGATGAGTTCTCTAGTACTTTGGTATGATTTTGGTTTGGTACAATGAAGCTTCCCAATTGCTAGAATCAATTTGTTTATAAACatgttttatttggttttgaaaTTACGTTTACTTTGTCCAATCATAGATCTCTTCCAACCCATTCACCAAGTCCACAAAATCTTTAAGCGACAATAACTTTACAGTAAATTCTCATTATTAAGTATTATCTTCAGTAAGCATATAACACTTAGAAAGAAAGATTCCATTAACTCTTACTTACATTGCATTGCATacatgaaagaaagaaagaaacagaaaTTAGAAAAAAGCCTAACATAAAGAAAAGCAACCCTAAGTGGATGTCTGCCTCAAAGAACTTGCATTCATACATGGCAAAACTTCATCCGTAGATTTAAATCCTTAAAACCCCCACTTTCTAGTCATACTAATGCCCTTTTATAGAAACACAATGACGGAGAAACCAAGTGTGAGTGCTATTGAAGTGATCAAACTCAAAGCACCATTCCCTGATGGATCAAAACCTCCGGTCGGACCAAACGCAGGAGGTCCTGGAAAGGTCGGTGTCCCTGGAGCTCCTGTCCCTGCATTTCTGTAATACAAAGTaggtaaaaacaacaaaactttTAAGTCACGTTATCATAAACAAGTTTTAAACCAAACAGAATGTCTCGTGCCAAATCTTGAAAATAAAGAAACGAAAAGGAACTTTTATTGTCAATGTAGCTGTAGAAAGTGGTTGGTGGGTAGTGTGTTGATGGTGTGGAAGGAATAAAGAAtcaaaaatgtaattaaaataaaaaattgcttTGTCCTTTTTGGGGAAATCTAACGAGTCTAATGGAAGTTAATTCAGTAAACATACCCAGGACTTGAAGGATAGATGCAACCAGTAACCACAGctacaaaacagagaaaattaacaaaaaagatTCCAGCTTTTTAGTTCATCAACCCAACAAATTTAGATTTCAAaggtttaattaattaattaatttatttaaggaGTTATACTTGAAGGAGGATTTGGACTGGTAGTAGCAGTTCCTGAGAAATTACAGCTTCCAGGAACTTGACCAGCTCTTTGGAAATAGCTATTCACTGCCCAATCACAATGGCCCTTGACATTGTTGGGTTGGTAACAAGGACCTTTCTCGTGGATTTGATTACAGTCTCCTAAAGCTCCACATGCATAGTCTATCGACGTTTGAAGATCTTTCTCTGCAACTCCATCTCTGCATAGACAGTAAGTTGCACCTAGAAAACAGATAGAGGAAAAACGGTTTGAAGCTTGAAACTTCAAGAACAGTATATGATTTGGattaaaaaggttttttttgAGAAGATCATTGTGATTGAACcatattgaaaataatatttttcttctagCGAAGAAATAGAGAGAAGGTGGCAAAAGAAACCAGAAAGAAAAACTTACGTGAGTCGCCGGTTAAGGCCAAGAGAAACAAGAGACCAAGAAGCATTCTCATGATGAATTTCCAAAGCAAGCTTTTCTCAGGACCAAAGCTAAAGATACAATCCAATGttgagagagaaggagagagttAAGACTATGATGAGAGAAAGaagagtttataaataaaagtgACTTGATATTATAAAGACCATACCGTGTCTCTAGTTTCGAGGTTTAACCACAGACAAGAATCTGATATTTTAATGTCTCCAAACTCTCAAGAAATGTATATGGTCCATGCTAAATTTCTGAGAATTTATCTGATGCCAAAGTTGTAATTGTATCATTTATCGGTTGGTGCGATTTAATTATTCCTTAAGTCAAAATATAGTAATAGCTTAATCAAAGTATCGTGACTCGATCGTGAGACCATAAAggtattaaaattattttgattagtGTTCCATCTAAACAATGTACGATGGACAAGGAAAGTTGAGAATTGACACATCTCAGAAAATATTTTGCGTAATGCGTTAATGCTGACATTGGCCAGTTGGCCATGTAGTCATGTATGGTTTGGTGACTTGGTGCACGCTGCATTCCATGGTTggtaattaataaatattttcctTTCGTATTACTATTCATAATTACTATTTCACAGGTcgcaatattttttgttttataccTTTAAACGGTAATTATTAACCCAAGTGTCGGGTCAAGAGTTAACCCAACATCGGTTTGATGGTTTCTGCAGCCCGCAGGTTCTGTTTTCTTGGTATGATCGTAACTTGATATTTCTTTGCAATATTTAAACTTTTATGTTAAattattttggttcggtttcatttttttttggttggttAAAGGGTTGTCTTGTTCAGTTTCGCTATTAAATATTAGCTTTCATATGTATATTTCCTTTTTGTAACTGGCTTTCATATGTATATTATACTATCTTTAACAACAGATAGAGTATCTTTAAATGGTAAATTTACCACATAATTTAACTGTAAAGGTAATAATGTCCATAAAATTAATATAGCACGACAAAAACTAAAGTTCAAAAAGATGAAgacaaagtaaaaaaataatgaaataatataaaGAGTTACTGTATAACTAgagtatttttatataaaaagaataaCTAGAATATTTTTAGTCAAATGACAATATTTAATGAAATGCTAAAATTTTCCAAATTACTACACTTTATACTTCTAAAAGTTAATAAAAATACTAATTTGAATCTGATAATATCTATGATTTATCTTCTGAAAGATATATTTGTTTCCATTTAAAGTAAGAATTAATCTAAGAACATCAATATTGATGCAAGTTTTTATCAAAgcaattttatataaaatgttaatataattcgttttaatcaaatttcatatataaataaaatcgaactaataaaaatacaagtAGCATGTGACTGTGAGTCTCGtgtatt
This genomic window contains:
- the LOC103875403 gene encoding PLASMODESMATA CALLOSE-BINDING PROTEIN 3; the encoded protein is MRMLLGLLFLLALTGDSRATYCLCRDGVAEKDLQTSIDYACGALGDCNQIHEKGPCYQPNNVKGHCDWAVNSYFQRAGQVPGSCNFSGTATTSPNPPSTVVTGCIYPSSPGNAGTGAPGTPTFPGPPAFGPTGGFDPSGNGALSLITSIALTLGFSVIVFL